One window from the genome of Salvia splendens isolate huo1 chromosome 9, SspV2, whole genome shotgun sequence encodes:
- the LOC121749301 gene encoding ethylene-responsive transcription factor ESR1-like has translation MKQNTSGGGDEGIQIRRKTSSRGHHKFVGVRQRPSGRWVAEIKDSLQKVRLWLGTFDSAEDAARAYDKAARQLRGANARTNFELPQSGPGSAFPENAEPFSFDAMCSTGETDSLASALIAKLFNKKSSRVLIQGHASFASKGDQRAPHSQTMKTAAKHHILDKLHVSGMVVNKNNVVTNEETSSVGLDSSLEWLGEPELGWEPHMMCQVDENPFMDLAFNCNPLSEVLAINNKGRKDVQVDAASSNWDPLPPLEGRYGYQDSNNWVSSNIGWESELSYVVPSVLS, from the coding sequence ATGAAGCAAAATACATCCGGAGGAGGCGACGAGGGCATCCAAATCCGACGGAAAACGTCGTCGCGGGGCCACCACAAGTTTGTTGGAGTCCGCCAACGGCCCTCTGGGCGGTGGGTGGCTGAGATCAAAGACTCCTTGCAAAAGGTTAGGTTATGGCTTGGGACATTCGACTCTGCTGAGGATGCGGCCAGAGCTTATGACAAGGCAGCTCGACAGTTGAGAGGAGCAAATGCCCGCACCAACTTCGAGCTGCCCCAGTCAGGCCCTGGCTCCGCATTTCCAGAGAATGCAGAGCCATTCTCCTTTGATGCCATGTGTAGCACTGGCGAGACCGACAGTCTTGCTAGTGCCCTGATTGCGAAATTATTCAATAAGAAAAGCTCCCGCGTGCTAATCCAAGGCCACGCGTCCTTTGCCTCGAAAGGAGATCAACGGGCCCCACATAGTCAAACAATGAAAACTGCTGCCAAGCATCATATTCTCGATAAATTACACGTCAGTGGCATGGTTGTCAATAAAAACAACGTTGTTACGAACGAGGAGACTAGCTCGGTGGGCCTGGATTCGAGCCTCGAGTGGCTCGGTGAGCCTGAATTAGGTTGGGAACCACATATGATGTGCCAAGTTGATGAGAATCCATTCATGGATTTGGCGTTCAATTGCAATCCTCTTAGTGAAGTGTTAGCAATTAACAATAAAGGAAGGAAGGATGTGCAAGTCGATGCTGCGTCGAGTAATTGGGACCCACTTCCACCTTTAGAGGGCAGATATGGGTATCAAGATAGTAATAATTGGGTTTCAAGTAATATTGGGTGGGAATCTGAGCTTAGTTATGTTGTACCTTCTGTACTAAGTTAA